TCTTCCATGAATGGTCTTAGCTCTGAAACCGGCATAAGTACCATTTCACTTATGCTCTTGCCTGCCACTCTTACATAATTGGCATCCTTTCGCAAACGTGTACCTTTGCACTCAGGGCAAACCGTTTTTCCACGGTAACGGGAGAGCATCACCCGGTATTGAATTTTATATGCCTGCTCTTCAACAAATTGAAAAAATCTGTCTATCCCTTCAAAATATTCATTGCCTGTCCAAAGAAGTTCTTTCTGTTCTTCCGTTAACTCATGAAAAGGTTTATGAACCGGAAACCCGAATTTGTATGCGTTCATGACAAGCACATCTTTCCATTCACTCATTTTTTCACCCCTCCAGCATGCAATGGCGTCTTCATAGATTGACAGGCTTTTATCAGGGATTACCAGGTCTTCATCTATTCCAATAATGCTTCCAAAACCTTCGCATTTTTTACAGGCACCATATGGATTATTGAATGCGAAAAGATTAACCGTAGGCTCTTCAAATGTGATATCGTCCAGTTCAAATTTATTTGAGAAAACTTTCTTAACCTGATCTCCATCTTTACCATATATAAGGATACATTCACCATTTCCTTCAAAGAAAGCAGTTTGAACTGAATCCGCTATTCTGGACTGTGATTCACCGTTTTTTTCTACGATTATCCGGTCTATTACAACCCACAGAGCACTTTCATTTTTAAGTCCGGATAAGTAATCATTATTAATATCTTTGATCCTTATGATTTCACTGTTATGAAAAATTCTTGTGAAGCCTTGTTGCGACAATGTTTGTAGAAATACTTCCATGTTGTTTTTCCTCCGGATTTTAACCGGGGCAAGAATTAGAACATTGTCTGATTCAGGAAGACCAAGGATAAAGTTGGTAACATCACTAACGGAATGTCTTTTCACAAGGTTGCCCGATACCGGTGAATAGGTTTTTCCTATCCTGGAAAAAAGAAGTTTAAGATATTCGTAGATCTCTGTACTTGTACCAACGGTTGAACGCGGGTTTCTGATATTAACCTTTTGCTCTATAGCTATCGCAGGGGAAACTCCTTTGATAAAGTCCACCTCAGGTTTGCTCATCCTTCCTAAAAATTGCCTGGCATAAGCACTCAGGCTTTCCACATATCTTCTCTGACCGTCGGCATACAAGGTGTCAAAAGCCAGGGAAGATTTGCCTGAACCGGATAATCCTGTTATAACGGTAAGGGAGTTTCGGGGTATTTTTGTGTCAATATTTTTCAGATTATGTACCCTGGCTCCCTGTATTTGAATGAATTCTCCCGGAGAATTCTTCTGTTCATTACCTGTCATGGAAAATTTTTTCGCTGAAAAGTCACAAAATTATCTAAAAATTTTGCAAATCATCATTATTTGGTTATCTTTGCATACATAACGCATGCAATGATTAACATAATTACCATTTCATGCGGAATTACCAACCTTAAATTATAGGAGGAAGATTATCGAATAAATATTTACCCTTTTTAAACAATACTGACTAAAAAGGGAGGCATATGAAAGCCACGAACATTAGCGATAAAGAGCTAATTATTAAGTATTTAGAAGGTAATCAAGCCAGTCTCGAACAGCTCATCCATCGTCACAAAAACAGGGTTTATGCTTATATCCTTATGGTTGTTAAGGATAAGCAACTGGCTGATGACATTTTCCAGGATACCTTTATTAAGGTTATCAACACCATTCGCTCAGGATCCTATAAGGAAGAGGGCAAATTTATCCAATGGGTTATGCGGATAGCCCATAACCTTATCATAGATCATTTCAGAAAATCCAAACGTATTCCTGTGGTTGACAACGATGTGGATGGGTTCGATATTTTCGACCTTTTACCGTTGCTGGACGACTCGATTGAAGACAGCCTTGTTACGGAACAAATACATCGTGACGTACGGAAATTGATCGAATATCTTCCTCCTGAGCAGAAGGAGGTACTCTATATGCGTCATTATTCCGACATGAGTTTCAAGGATATTGCAGAGGTCACAAACGTTAGTATAAACACAGCGTTGGGAAGAATGAGGTATGCTTTGATCAATCTTAGAAAGCTGGTTAAAGAGAAAAATGTGATTTTATCGGTATAAAATTTTAAGGGCAAGGGAAATATTCGTGTTGGTATTGCGTTATGAATGCGAAAACTTACGTCAAACCAACCCGGAATTTTATGAAAAAAACCTTTACCCTTAAAAATCATCATTATTTGTTGCAGTATGATCAGGAAGAGGAAGTGGAGCAATCTCATTCCGGTCCTGACGATTTCCTGATCCGCAACATAATGAACTACTCAAAGGCTTTATTGATCCTGCAATCTAGAAATTCAGGAATAATGAGGATCATTCTCAATTAGGTTAATAGTTATTGGTTGGCCCCGCCTTATGGCGGGGTTTTTTTAGTTTGATTAATTCCTTGACAAAGCAAGAGCGCTACGAATTTATTCTCGATTATTTCAGGAAACATAATCCTGATGCCGGGACGGAACTGTCTTATTCCAGTCCTTATGAACTTTTAGTGGCAGTGATCTTATCTGCACAATGTACAGACAAGAGAGTGAATATTATTACCCCATTGTTTTTCGAAACTTTCCCGGATCCTGTTTCTCTTGCAGCTGCTGAAGATCAGGAAGTTTACGAATTGATAAAAAGCTGTTCATATCCCAATAATAAAACCCGAAACCTGATCGGGATGGCAAAGACCCTTGTCAATGAATTTCAAGGTATAGTACCATCCGGAATTGAGGAATTGCAAAAGTTACCCGGTGTCGGCCGTAAGACTGCCAATGTCATTGCTTCTGTTGTATTCAATGAACCTGCAATGGCTGTTGATACACATGTATTCAGGGTAGCTGCGCGAACGGGACTTACTACGAACGCGAAAAATCCCCTTGATGCGGAAAAGCAGCTTGTCAGACATATACCCCGGGAAATGATTCCCCTGGCTCATCACTGGCTGATCCTCCATGGCCGGTATGTTTGTAAAGCCCGCAGACCGGCTTGCGATGAATGCGGGTTGAAGAGCCATTGCCGCTTCTATGAAAAAAAAAGAACCTAAAGGGGGGGACATTTGTTAATAATTCGTACTAATTAATAAAAATCAACAACATCTAAAATGGCTATCTTTGCGTTAGCCGGAAAGGAGATATTTATGGCAAGTTTAAAAATAGGGGATATTGCCCCAGATTTCAAAGGAATCGATCAAAATGGTGATGAAGTTTCCTTGCAGCAATTCCGGGGAAAAAAGGTCATCCTGTATTTCTATCCAAAAGACGATACACCCGGGTGCACCGCGGAAGCCTGTAACCTCAGGGATAATTATCAGGCTCTGCTCAATAAGGGTTTCGCGGTTATCGGAGTGAGTGCAGACTCGGAACAATCACATAAAAAATTCGCAGAGAAATTTACCCTGCCTTTCTCATTAATAGCTGATACCGCTAAGGATATAATCAATGAGTATGGGGTATGGGGACCAAAGAAATTCATGGG
This is a stretch of genomic DNA from Bacteroidota bacterium. It encodes these proteins:
- the uvrA gene encoding excinuclease ABC subunit UvrA, giving the protein MTGNEQKNSPGEFIQIQGARVHNLKNIDTKIPRNSLTVITGLSGSGKSSLAFDTLYADGQRRYVESLSAYARQFLGRMSKPEVDFIKGVSPAIAIEQKVNIRNPRSTVGTSTEIYEYLKLLFSRIGKTYSPVSGNLVKRHSVSDVTNFILGLPESDNVLILAPVKIRRKNNMEVFLQTLSQQGFTRIFHNSEIIRIKDINNDYLSGLKNESALWVVIDRIIVEKNGESQSRIADSVQTAFFEGNGECILIYGKDGDQVKKVFSNKFELDDITFEEPTVNLFAFNNPYGACKKCEGFGSIIGIDEDLVIPDKSLSIYEDAIACWRGEKMSEWKDVLVMNAYKFGFPVHKPFHELTEEQKELLWTGNEYFEGIDRFFQFVEEQAYKIQYRVMLSRYRGKTVCPECKGTRLRKDANYVRVAGKSISEMVLMPVSELRPFMEELELSENDEQIARRLLIEIRNRLKFLEEVGLGYLTLNRLSNTLSGGESQRINLANSLGSSLVGSMYILDEPSIGLHPRDTQNLIQVLKQLRDLGNTVIVVEHDRDIIQAADYIIDMGPLAGSLGGNVIYQGDASGLVKAVDSLTADYLTGKRSITLPAQRRKWKHYLKVNGAHENNLKYISTSFPLEILTVVTGVSGSGKSSLVREVLYPTIKRIHGGYSGKAGKLSNLSGDTGLIGNVEMVDQNPIGRSSRSNPATYLKAFDEIRTLFSQQALSRIRGYKPGYFSFNVPGGRCEECEGEGVVKIEMQFMADIYLTCESCSGTRYKPEVLDIKYQEKNISDIL
- a CDS encoding sigma-70 family RNA polymerase sigma factor, producing the protein MKATNISDKELIIKYLEGNQASLEQLIHRHKNRVYAYILMVVKDKQLADDIFQDTFIKVINTIRSGSYKEEGKFIQWVMRIAHNLIIDHFRKSKRIPVVDNDVDGFDIFDLLPLLDDSIEDSLVTEQIHRDVRKLIEYLPPEQKEVLYMRHYSDMSFKDIAEVTNVSINTALGRMRYALINLRKLVKEKNVILSV
- the nth gene encoding endonuclease III, with the translated sequence MTKQERYEFILDYFRKHNPDAGTELSYSSPYELLVAVILSAQCTDKRVNIITPLFFETFPDPVSLAAAEDQEVYELIKSCSYPNNKTRNLIGMAKTLVNEFQGIVPSGIEELQKLPGVGRKTANVIASVVFNEPAMAVDTHVFRVAARTGLTTNAKNPLDAEKQLVRHIPREMIPLAHHWLILHGRYVCKARRPACDECGLKSHCRFYEKKRT
- the bcp gene encoding thioredoxin-dependent thiol peroxidase, which translates into the protein MASLKIGDIAPDFKGIDQNGDEVSLQQFRGKKVILYFYPKDDTPGCTAEACNLRDNYQALLNKGFAVIGVSADSEQSHKKFAEKFTLPFSLIADTAKDIINEYGVWGPKKFMGKSYEGINRVTFVISENGTIEKVFDKVKTKEHTEQILSEYE